A part of Sulfurimonas aquatica genomic DNA contains:
- a CDS encoding type II toxin-antitoxin system RelE/ParE family toxin, with product MNKKIQVVFYKTPAGNEPVREWLISLDLEDKKSIGSDIKTVEYGWPIGMPVSRSLGNSLYEVRSNISHKRIARVIFTIIDNYMVLLNGFIKKTQKTPQNEIDLALKRAKDIK from the coding sequence ATGAATAAAAAAATACAAGTTGTTTTTTATAAAACTCCTGCTGGTAATGAACCAGTAAGAGAATGGCTTATATCTTTAGATTTAGAAGATAAAAAGAGCATAGGTTCTGATATTAAAACTGTTGAGTATGGTTGGCCTATTGGGATGCCAGTATCACGATCCCTAGGAAATAGCCTTTATGAGGTCAGAAGTAATATATCTCATAAACGTATAGCTAGGGTAATTTTTACAATTATTGATAACTACATGGTGCTTTTGAATGGTTTTATCAAGAAAACTCAAAAAACACCACAAAATGAAATTGATTTAGCTCTTAAAAGAGCGAAGGATATAAAATGA
- a CDS encoding helix-turn-helix domain-containing protein produces the protein MKLNKDAIGSSFDDFLEEENILAESDAIAIKRVVAFEVAKSMREKHITKTEMAKRMGTSRSSLTRLLDPLNNSITLATIETALAAIGKRVQIQIV, from the coding sequence ATGAAATTAAATAAAGATGCAATTGGAAGTTCTTTTGATGATTTTTTAGAAGAAGAAAATATTTTGGCGGAATCTGATGCAATAGCTATTAAAAGAGTTGTTGCTTTTGAAGTAGCGAAATCAATGAGGGAGAAGCATATCACAAAAACAGAAATGGCTAAGAGAATGGGTACAAGTAGAAGTTCTCTTACAAGACTTCTTGATCCTCTAAACAATTCTATAACATTAGCTACTATCGAAACTGCTCTAGCAGCTATTGGTAAAAGAGTACAGATACAAATAGTTTAG
- a CDS encoding DUF6262 family protein, with product MAKGDSLKKFKSEQKEKTTELLQTIIEELQALGEKVTVSKVATLSGLSRANIYANYKSLFEDSAPIESKTDTKELRQGLKEKDNTLHKLRQENKALKEANTKLMDQLVMMKILVDNCNC from the coding sequence ATGGCAAAAGGTGATTCATTAAAAAAATTCAAGAGTGAACAGAAAGAAAAAACAACAGAGCTCTTACAAACCATTATAGAGGAACTTCAAGCATTAGGTGAAAAGGTTACAGTATCTAAAGTAGCTACCTTGTCTGGTCTTAGTAGAGCGAATATCTATGCTAACTATAAAAGTTTATTTGAGGACTCTGCACCTATTGAAAGTAAAACAGATACTAAAGAACTTCGTCAAGGACTCAAGGAAAAGGATAATACACTTCACAAATTACGCCAAGAGAATAAAGCTCTTAAAGAAGCTAATACAAAGTTGATGGACCAATTAGTTATGATGAAAATATTGGTTGATAATTGTAACTGTTAA